AATAAGGTAATAAAACCGTTTCGTTTCAGCTTTCTACTTCGTTTAGAGTATTCCCACTAAAAAATGATCCAAAATTGTCAGTTTGTATCTTCTACAGGAAAGTTAGCCATGACTCTATCGAGAATGACTGGGCATTTTATTTCTTGGAACACTCTTGCTTACAATATGCTGTAAGTTTTTTGTGTTGCTCCCCGTTATCCTTATAATTACTGAAAAGAAAAATCAACCATGCCAAAAAACTGGATTATTAAAGTAGACAATTATTTTCATGCTAACCCCGATTGCATTATCGCTACTGCCCATGTTGATACATTCCCTACAGACTTACCTCTAGAACCAAATATCAGAGAACCGAACCGCAAAAGTTCAACATACAGGCAAATCTTTGACTCTCTGACTACCGAACCACAGAAATTCTTCGAGCGTCACAGTGGTATAGTTCTGTGTGCCAATAAGGTTAAACCCAGTAAGGATAAAAAACAACTAGAATTAGAGGTTTTAGAAGCTGCTGAGGGTGGTAACGATGGTATTATCAATGGTGGACACACTGTTTTAGCGTTTGATAGTGCGAAAAATTACAAGTATGACCTTAGCGTAGCACGGGTCAAAATTACTATCCACGTTGGACTAGAAGAAACTGAAGCCAAAGATATAGCTTTAGCCTCTAATACTACATCACCAGTAGATTCTCGCTCTAAGGTCAATGCTAGGGGAGATTATGACTTTATCAAAAGTTATTTAGCCCAGTTAGAACTCAAAGAAAGTAGAAAATTTAGAGTAGCTTATTACCAGAACCAAAGTGGTGTTCCTAAAAATACCCATTGCAATGTTACCCATTTTTTCAAGTTACTAAACTGCTTGGATAGAAATAGATACAATCCTGAAGGTAATACGAGAAGTAAGCACCCGGCTGTTAGCAATAGTCCTAGTCAACTTTCTGATGCTGAGAGGGAAAGATTAACCAAACTACTGCCTCTGCTTACTAAAGCTATGTGGATAGAACAAAGGCTGTATGAAATTATTCAAGAATATATCAGCAAACCTAAAAGAAAAGGGATCAATGATTTAGCATCAATTGATATGCGGAAAAATACCCTTCTGGCTGACAGTAGATACTCTTTTGGGTTTGGTGCGCCTGGAGATTTGGCATTACCAATAGTTGCATCTTACAGGGTATTTTTAGATAAAGATTATAACTGGATTGTGCCTTTTGAGGACTTCTCTGAAGATTTTCTTCAACAGTTGTGGGACAGTTATTTCCGTAAGTATTTAATTTCCGAAAAAATTGCTGGTAATACGGTGGGTGCGAAAATCTGTCGTAATCAAGAGATTTGGGATAGTCTGTATATCTTTGCTCAAAGTTATCTGAATCAGCTTTTGGTGAAGATGGTTAATTCTGCTAAACGTGAGGAGTTGACGTTAAGCCAAGGGTAGAGGCGACAAACCGCAGATATAGGGTGTTAAGGATGCGGGTGGTGGAATTGCAGGAGATGATGCGGCGATTTCCGAGTAAATTCCCAAGCATTGTTGAACAGAGTCATCGCTTACAATGGAATATAAAGTTTTGTAAAGACTGGAAGTTTTTGCGTAAAACTTTCAGACAGGGGAAGATACGAGAATAGATATCTTCACAGAAGAGTGCGGAGTGCGAGATGACAAATGAATTTCTAGGAAGAAACGACGCGCTCAACCAAGAACTACAACAGCTAGTTAAATGGAGGTTTATGAGAGTAGTTTCTCGTTTCAAAGTAGGGTCTGAATTTGACTTGAGCCATCCGAGATTTTCCATAGCTACATAAACGCTGCTATCTTCTCCTTTTGGCAAGAAAATTTTTTGTCTGGCACATCGAAAGGTAACTTAATAGTAAAAGTGCTACCTTTACCAAATTCACTTTGCACATATATGCTGCCGTGATGTGCTAAAACAATTGCTTGCGCGATCGCTAATCCCAATCCAGAACCGCCAGTGCTACGGGAGCGATCGCTATTGACTCGATAGAAGCGGTCAAAAATTCTAGTCAAATCATGCTGCGGAATACCAATACCAGTATCTTGAACCTGAATCACAGCATAATGGTCACTGCGATCTAGACAAACGGTTATCTTTCCTCCTTTTGGTGTGTATTGAACTGCATTGATAATTAAGTTAGAAAACAAGCGATAAAGCTGATCTGCATTACCAATAACATCCAAAGAAGTTGACACCCGTACTGAAGATGTTAATGTTACATCAGATGCGATCGCCAAGGCTGCAAATTCCTCTATTAAGTCGTTAACAATATCATCCAAGCAGCAAAGGTCTCGTTGCATTGGCATTGGTTGACGATCCAGACGAGTCAGCAGCAACAAATCTGTAACCAGAGTTGTGAGTCGCTGATTCTGACGCTGTAGAGTTTGCAGAATGTCCCGTGCTTCTATTTCATCTATTTGGGGCATCAAAAGGGCTGATTCTACTGTCGCTTGTGTTGCTGCTAGAGGTGTCCTTAACTCGTGTGCAGCATCTGCTGTAAATTGTTGAATTTGTCTATATGAGCGATAAATTGGCTGCATTGCTAAAAGAGCTAACCACCAACTAGCAACACCAACCAGAGTCATTACCATTGGTAATACCAATGCTAAAATGAGTTTCACCGCAACAAGATAACTGTTGAAGTCTGCCAGACTTCGCCCTACTTGAATGTAACCCCAATCACGATTGTTTTGGGTGTGCAGAACAAAAGAAATTTGGTGGTATAAATGTCCTTTGCTATCTTTCAGAGTTTGCCAAAGTTCCTTGTTAAAGACTAGAGGTAATCCTTCTGGATAAGTGCCGGCGATCGCAATCAAGCGTCC
This sequence is a window from Anabaena cylindrica PCC 7122. Protein-coding genes within it:
- a CDS encoding AIPR family protein; the protein is MPKNWIIKVDNYFHANPDCIIATAHVDTFPTDLPLEPNIREPNRKSSTYRQIFDSLTTEPQKFFERHSGIVLCANKVKPSKDKKQLELEVLEAAEGGNDGIINGGHTVLAFDSAKNYKYDLSVARVKITIHVGLEETEAKDIALASNTTSPVDSRSKVNARGDYDFIKSYLAQLELKESRKFRVAYYQNQSGVPKNTHCNVTHFFKLLNCLDRNRYNPEGNTRSKHPAVSNSPSQLSDAERERLTKLLPLLTKAMWIEQRLYEIIQEYISKPKRKGINDLASIDMRKNTLLADSRYSFGFGAPGDLALPIVASYRVFLDKDYNWIVPFEDFSEDFLQQLWDSYFRKYLISEKIAGNTVGAKICRNQEIWDSLYIFAQSYLNQLLVKMVNSAKREELTLSQG
- the rppB gene encoding two-component system sensor histidine kinase RppB produces the protein MNQNKLFKQTRLRLALWYALVMALILSLCGFGIYRAISHAHWMTLDRELESVAGTLHDSIELKLQQPGELEPVIQQLLPNICVVDKSCIQEQLNSKRHILSAINQGNYYVRFFDNSGRLIAIAGTYPEGLPLVFNKELWQTLKDSKGHLYHQISFVLHTQNNRDWGYIQVGRSLADFNSYLVAVKLILALVLPMVMTLVGVASWWLALLAMQPIYRSYRQIQQFTADAAHELRTPLAATQATVESALLMPQIDEIEARDILQTLQRQNQRLTTLVTDLLLLTRLDRQPMPMQRDLCCLDDIVNDLIEEFAALAIASDVTLTSSVRVSTSLDVIGNADQLYRLFSNLIINAVQYTPKGGKITVCLDRSDHYAVIQVQDTGIGIPQHDLTRIFDRFYRVNSDRSRSTGGSGLGLAIAQAIVLAHHGSIYVQSEFGKGSTFTIKLPFDVPDKKFSCQKEKIAAFM